One segment of Gemmatimonadota bacterium DNA contains the following:
- a CDS encoding DUF502 domain-containing protein, whose protein sequence is MSTFNMDDLPKRQSRFSKVRQSLKRTMVSGLLALIPLTITVAVLSWLLTWLDSFAAPVIRGLLGLDTRIPGLGILLMLIVIFLAGFVASNVLGRKLITWLEDLMMRLPVARRVYHPVRKILDTFTMVGETRTWKTVVVEYPRRGAWMIAFIAGDMPSEEPSEDLVSVFVPNTPNPAAGRVVIVPRRDVVPVDLSVEEALEFVVSGGTAFSNVLTLPSLPSRDQTDSRSADSRTADSRSDLPDSTSREGHPVSPSRGNRLAPASMRGRRVPLTRTDDTV, encoded by the coding sequence ATGTCCACCTTCAATATGGATGACCTCCCGAAGCGGCAATCCAGGTTCTCCAAAGTCCGTCAAAGTCTCAAGCGAACGATGGTGTCCGGGCTGCTCGCACTCATTCCGCTCACCATCACCGTCGCCGTGCTGAGCTGGCTGCTGACCTGGCTGGACTCCTTCGCCGCGCCGGTCATTCGCGGGTTGCTGGGACTGGATACCCGCATCCCGGGCCTGGGCATCCTGCTCATGCTGATCGTGATTTTCCTGGCTGGCTTCGTGGCTTCGAACGTGTTGGGCAGGAAGCTGATCACCTGGCTCGAAGACCTCATGATGCGGCTACCCGTCGCACGAAGGGTGTACCACCCGGTAAGGAAGATCCTGGACACCTTTACGATGGTGGGAGAGACGAGGACCTGGAAGACCGTCGTGGTCGAGTACCCTCGCCGCGGCGCGTGGATGATCGCCTTCATCGCGGGCGACATGCCGAGTGAAGAACCGAGTGAGGATCTGGTGAGCGTCTTTGTGCCCAATACGCCCAATCCCGCCGCGGGTCGCGTGGTCATCGTGCCACGCCGGGACGTGGTACCCGTGGACCTGTCGGTCGAGGAAGCCCTGGAATTCGTCGTTTCGGGCGGAACGGCCTTCAGCAACGTTCTGACCCTGCCCTCGCTGCCGTCACGCGACCAGACGGACTCCCGGTCGGCGGACTCCCGGACGGCGGACTCCCGGTCGGACCTTCCGGATTCCACATCACGGGAAGGACATCCGGTCTCCCCGTCCCGCGGCAACCGTTTGGCGCCCGCATCCATGCGCGGTCGGCGCGTACCCCTGACCCGCACCGACGACACGGTGTAG
- a CDS encoding iron ABC transporter permease codes for MPSSRFDLSDLTPGVLAILGILVLFFGLFLFYPILHVLLNAFYTDEQFSVEFFGLMLQSPVQQRALINSFELGIVTTALTTIIALPMAVALVRYDFIGKGLLGGLALVPMIMPPFVGAIGMKQMFARFGSINLFLLETGLIDTPIDWFGGGGFWGVVILEALHLYPIMYLNIAAALANVDPSLEESARNVGAGGFRLFRTVTFPLMLPGYFAGAIIVFIWAFTDLGTPLIFEFREVVAVQIFNMSTDVHANPLGYALVVFVVLVTLALFYLSKKFFGGRHYEMVARGHVASASKRATSFETVLIWGMLLSITGIALIPHLSVVLTSVTERWFMTVLPSDYTVAYYGQIFAHDLTLLSIQNSLWLSVMSTIIDIVLGVAIAYLLTRRRFPFRDALDAVAMLPLALPGLVLAFGYISGFSGTFLDVRVSPVPLLIIAYAVRRLPYMVRAAYAGFQQMSVTLEEASMNLGAGPFRTLWKVTMPLVLANIAAGAILSFSFAMLEVSDSLILAIKEQYYPITKAIYSLMGRITDGPYMASAMGMLGMILLACSLLFTGKVLGRRMGQLFKV; via the coding sequence ATGCCCAGTAGCCGATTCGATCTCTCGGACCTGACCCCCGGCGTTCTCGCTATCCTGGGCATTCTCGTCCTCTTCTTCGGCCTCTTCCTGTTCTACCCGATCCTGCACGTCCTGTTGAACGCCTTCTACACGGACGAACAGTTTTCCGTGGAGTTCTTCGGGCTGATGTTGCAGAGCCCCGTGCAGCAGCGGGCGCTGATCAACAGTTTCGAGCTGGGCATCGTCACGACCGCCCTAACGACGATCATCGCCCTGCCCATGGCCGTCGCTCTCGTACGGTACGATTTCATCGGGAAGGGCCTGCTGGGCGGCCTCGCCCTCGTGCCCATGATCATGCCCCCATTCGTGGGCGCCATCGGGATGAAGCAGATGTTCGCCCGGTTCGGTTCGATCAACCTGTTCCTCCTGGAAACGGGCCTCATCGACACGCCCATCGACTGGTTCGGAGGCGGCGGATTCTGGGGCGTCGTGATCCTCGAGGCGCTGCACCTGTACCCCATCATGTACCTGAACATCGCCGCCGCGCTGGCCAACGTGGACCCCAGCCTGGAGGAGTCGGCCCGCAACGTGGGCGCGGGCGGCTTCCGCCTGTTCCGCACCGTTACATTCCCGCTCATGCTGCCGGGATACTTCGCCGGCGCGATCATCGTCTTCATATGGGCCTTTACGGACCTGGGCACTCCCCTGATTTTCGAATTCCGCGAGGTGGTGGCGGTCCAGATCTTCAACATGTCCACCGACGTCCACGCGAATCCTCTTGGCTACGCCCTGGTCGTCTTCGTCGTCCTGGTCACGCTCGCCCTGTTCTACCTCTCCAAGAAGTTCTTCGGAGGCCGCCACTACGAGATGGTCGCTCGCGGCCACGTGGCGTCGGCCTCTAAACGCGCGACCTCCTTTGAGACCGTACTGATCTGGGGCATGCTCCTCTCCATCACGGGCATCGCGCTGATCCCCCACCTAAGCGTGGTCCTCACCTCCGTGACCGAACGCTGGTTCATGACCGTGCTCCCCTCCGACTACACCGTCGCCTATTACGGGCAGATCTTCGCCCACGACCTGACCCTGCTTTCCATTCAGAACAGCCTGTGGCTGAGCGTGATGAGCACCATCATCGATATCGTCCTCGGCGTCGCCATCGCCTACCTGCTGACCCGACGGCGCTTCCCGTTCCGGGACGCGCTGGACGCCGTGGCCATGTTGCCCCTGGCGCTGCCGGGCCTGGTACTCGCCTTCGGTTACATCTCCGGTTTTTCGGGGACCTTCCTGGACGTCCGTGTCTCTCCCGTGCCCCTGCTCATCATCGCCTATGCCGTGCGCCGCCTTCCCTACATGGTCCGGGCGGCCTACGCCGGATTCCAGCAGATGAGCGTCACCCTGGAAGAGGCTTCCATGAACCTGGGCGCCGGCCCCTTCAGAACGCTCTGGAAAGTCACCATGCCCCTCGTGCTCGCCAACATAGCGGCGGGCGCCATCCTCTCCTTCTCCTTCGCCATGCTCGAAGTGAGCGACAGCCTGATCCTGGCCATCAAGGAACAGTACTATCCCATCACCAAGGCCATCTACAGCCTGATGGGGCGCATCACCGACGGACCCTACATGGCGAGCGCCATGGGCATGCTGGGCATGATCCTCCTGGCATGCAGTTTGCTCTTCACAGGTAAAGTACTCGGTAGAAGAATGGGCCAGTTGTTCAAGGTATAG
- the cdaA gene encoding diadenylate cyclase CdaA, whose product MLDLVNLLDIFIIAALIYSLYMWLKGTRAYHILIGLGILGILYSIANWSGLLLTSQILQYLLGVTLLLIIVVFQPEIRQLLERVSPLVIFRLQSSPISRRILKEITEACFEMSEKRIGGLLVFPRATGISGVVQHGVKLDSLVSQELIVSIFHPSSPIHDGAIIVEKERVVEAATYLPLSTREHLPPRYGTRHRAALGVSELGDTFCVVVSEESGEVSVASGGDISAMADREKLWQTLEKSLLPIEIPRSRPSMQEAMKKIVALRQGYRFNRTNLTAKLASIGAACLLWLILIGQQQSEIAITAALEFQNIPTNIELTDVSTSEVNVRVRGPQGSISTLTADQVRVMVDLDDMEPGTHTMPLTDANVNLPYDVVATSIDPRSLTIKSDRIVNRRIMIDHDLAGQLPEGLELARDVRVEPPSVPITGREKELDQIERIVTSPSIDLSQLTASQVFDCSLKVLPQNLTFASFSIEGREVRVHIDLRPVGDGQSVSEETAGLDRVAASSQTSLNNRLNSP is encoded by the coding sequence ATGTTAGATCTGGTCAATCTCCTTGATATATTCATCATAGCGGCCTTGATCTACAGCCTCTACATGTGGCTGAAGGGAACCCGTGCGTACCATATCCTGATCGGTCTCGGCATTCTCGGTATCCTCTACAGCATTGCGAACTGGAGCGGGCTGCTCCTGACCAGCCAGATCCTGCAATACCTGCTCGGTGTGACCCTCCTGCTGATCATCGTGGTGTTCCAGCCCGAAATCCGGCAGCTGCTGGAACGGGTCAGCCCCCTGGTCATTTTCAGGCTTCAGTCCAGCCCCATCTCCCGGCGCATTCTGAAGGAGATCACCGAGGCCTGTTTCGAGATGTCGGAGAAGCGCATCGGCGGCCTGCTGGTCTTCCCCCGGGCGACCGGGATCTCCGGGGTCGTGCAGCACGGTGTGAAACTCGACAGTCTCGTTAGCCAGGAACTGATCGTCAGCATATTCCATCCGTCTTCTCCTATTCACGACGGCGCGATTATCGTGGAGAAGGAACGCGTGGTCGAAGCCGCCACCTATCTGCCCCTTTCAACCCGCGAGCACCTTCCGCCCCGGTACGGCACGCGCCACCGGGCGGCCCTGGGCGTATCGGAACTCGGCGATACGTTCTGCGTCGTGGTCTCCGAAGAAAGCGGCGAGGTATCCGTCGCGTCCGGTGGGGACATCTCGGCGATGGCGGACAGAGAGAAGCTCTGGCAGACGCTCGAAAAGTCACTGTTGCCCATCGAGATCCCACGCAGCAGGCCGTCGATGCAGGAAGCGATGAAGAAAATCGTCGCCCTTCGGCAGGGTTACCGGTTCAATCGCACCAATCTTACCGCCAAACTGGCGTCCATCGGCGCGGCGTGCCTGCTCTGGCTTATACTGATCGGGCAGCAGCAGTCCGAGATCGCCATAACCGCCGCACTCGAATTCCAGAACATCCCGACCAATATCGAGTTGACGGACGTTTCGACCAGCGAGGTAAACGTCCGCGTGCGTGGACCCCAGGGGAGTATTTCGACGCTGACGGCAGACCAGGTCCGCGTGATGGTAGATCTGGATGATATGGAACCCGGGACGCACACTATGCCGCTCACGGATGCGAACGTGAATTTGCCCTACGACGTGGTAGCCACTTCGATCGATCCGAGAAGCCTGACCATAAAATCCGACCGTATCGTGAACCGGCGGATCATGATCGACCATGACCTGGCCGGTCAGCTGCCCGAAGGACTGGAACTGGCGCGAGACGTCAGGGTGGAACCGCCCTCGGTGCCGATCACGGGCCGTGAAAAGGAACTCGACCAGATCGAACGGATCGTAACGTCGCCTTCCATCGACCTGTCTCAGCTCACTGCAAGCCAGGTTTTCGACTGCAGTCTGAAAGTCCTTCCGCAAAACCTGACGTTTGCCTCGTTCAGCATCGAAGGACGCGAGGTCAGGGTCCATATCGACCTGCGGCCTGTCGGCGACGGCCAGTCGGTTTCAGAAGAAACGGCCGGACTGGACCGGGTAGCGGCTTCCTCGCAGACCAGCCTGAATAACCGGCTGAATTCACCTTGA
- a CDS encoding extracellular solute-binding protein: MNRRQVIRSLIRGLLFTGVVFHASVPTSVSAQDRLVIVSPHWEGIRYEFTRGFDAFYREETGRGVEIEWMDVGGTAEIIRFIKSEFTGKPEGIGIDMMFGGGSDPFVELAHLDLLAPYRLPDDQLDGLPAEAGGYPIYDADYRWYGATMAGFGIMYNKRVAQLVELPVPETWEDLAEPGLYSWVGAADPRKSGSAHVPFEIMLQVYGWERGWQIITALGANARGFANSGSQVPKDVTSGEVAYGMAIDFYAWAQINAVGPDMIGYTMPDNLTILNPDGISILKGAPNMAVAQSFLRYVLSEAGQRLWMQNPGTPGGPEQFQLNRFTVLPRLYQRIDPAHTSVTFNPFAWKSSFVYDAVKGAARRHIVDDMIGVFVIDAHAALQRTWRRAIERGDVERLLPSLGAVPVTEEESLALGDRWRDQSFRNRTLLSWSRLAAEKYGSSSSGWAGARYLLFSGSGLVLAGMVLYLWRLKRRSG; encoded by the coding sequence TTGAACCGTCGGCAAGTCATCCGTTCCCTCATACGGGGTCTCCTCTTCACGGGCGTCGTCTTCCATGCCTCCGTCCCAACCTCCGTTTCCGCGCAGGACCGCCTGGTCATCGTCTCTCCGCACTGGGAAGGCATCCGCTACGAATTCACCCGGGGTTTCGACGCTTTCTACCGCGAAGAAACCGGCCGCGGGGTCGAGATCGAGTGGATGGACGTGGGAGGGACCGCGGAGATCATCCGGTTCATAAAGTCCGAGTTCACCGGCAAGCCGGAAGGCATCGGGATCGACATGATGTTCGGCGGGGGCAGCGATCCCTTCGTGGAACTGGCGCACCTCGACCTGCTGGCGCCCTACCGCCTTCCCGATGACCAGTTGGACGGTCTGCCGGCCGAGGCGGGGGGCTACCCTATTTACGACGCGGACTACCGGTGGTACGGCGCGACGATGGCCGGGTTCGGCATCATGTACAACAAGCGGGTAGCCCAGCTCGTGGAACTTCCCGTGCCGGAGACCTGGGAAGACCTGGCCGAACCCGGGCTCTACTCGTGGGTAGGCGCGGCCGATCCCAGGAAGAGCGGCAGCGCGCATGTGCCTTTCGAGATCATGCTGCAGGTCTACGGCTGGGAACGGGGCTGGCAGATCATCACCGCCCTGGGCGCCAACGCCCGGGGATTCGCGAATTCGGGAAGCCAGGTGCCCAAAGACGTGACCTCCGGCGAAGTGGCCTACGGGATGGCCATCGATTTCTACGCCTGGGCACAGATCAACGCCGTGGGACCCGATATGATCGGATATACCATGCCGGACAATCTCACGATCCTGAACCCGGACGGCATATCCATTCTGAAAGGCGCGCCCAACATGGCCGTGGCGCAGTCCTTCCTTCGCTATGTCCTCTCCGAGGCCGGCCAGCGCCTGTGGATGCAGAATCCGGGTACGCCGGGCGGACCGGAGCAGTTCCAGCTGAACCGGTTCACGGTACTGCCCCGCCTCTACCAGCGCATTGATCCGGCGCACACCTCGGTTACGTTCAATCCCTTTGCCTGGAAATCGTCCTTCGTGTACGATGCCGTGAAAGGCGCCGCGCGGCGTCATATCGTCGACGACATGATCGGCGTATTCGTCATCGACGCCCACGCGGCCCTGCAACGTACCTGGCGGCGCGCTATCGAAAGGGGAGACGTGGAGCGTCTCCTGCCGTCACTGGGCGCCGTGCCCGTCACGGAGGAGGAATCCCTGGCCCTGGGCGACCGCTGGAGGGACCAGTCCTTTCGGAACCGGACGCTGCTCTCGTGGAGCCGGCTGGCGGCCGAGAAATACGGATCGAGTTCCTCCGGCTGGGCGGGCGCCCGGTACCTGCTTTTCTCCGGCAGCGGCCTGGTACTGGCGGGGATGGTGCTATACCTCTGGCGGTTGAAGCGGAGAAGCGGATGA
- a CDS encoding amino acid permease has product MAETDSNAAAGPVADTEDEGLVRGLGPLEATTIIVGGVIGSGIFQAPSAIASNVGSPGMSLLVWLVCGLLALCGGLCIAELGAMLPRTGGQYVYVREAYRRRWVTFIYGWSAFWLVWPVSIAAVANVFANYLASVVNIITADAGGQGIVLSDGAQAVIASTCVLVLMMINVVGVRWSGRVTNLFTFIKVAALGGLILLGLFMAEKGSMEHFSPLFGGGVTAVGGFALGAFGAAMVTGLFSYEGWTFSSYVAGEMRDPRRNLPLSIIVGILFVIAIYLAANFVYMLVLPFEQVQTSQWIAADVMKVLLGDGGALFISIGVMCSTFGGVNVHMLVAPRLFFAQSRDGLFFKGLSRAHPRFRTPAASILAQGVLAALFALTPRFEDIISYGSFTSYAFSILAIAAVIVLRYSRPDAHRPYRTWGYPVTPLLFLAVISGYLVSLLTNVAFIYNTLIGLAIVAAGFPFYFYWEKKNKGS; this is encoded by the coding sequence TTGGCTGAAACCGATTCGAATGCCGCCGCTGGTCCGGTAGCCGATACCGAAGACGAAGGTCTCGTTCGGGGGCTCGGTCCCCTTGAGGCCACCACCATCATCGTGGGCGGCGTGATCGGTTCCGGCATCTTCCAGGCGCCGAGCGCCATCGCCTCCAACGTGGGCTCGCCGGGCATGAGCCTGCTCGTCTGGCTGGTCTGCGGTCTCCTCGCGCTCTGCGGCGGGCTCTGCATCGCCGAACTCGGCGCAATGCTTCCCCGGACAGGCGGCCAGTACGTCTACGTCCGCGAAGCCTACCGCAGGCGCTGGGTCACCTTCATCTACGGCTGGTCCGCCTTCTGGCTCGTGTGGCCGGTTTCCATCGCCGCCGTCGCCAACGTATTCGCCAATTACCTCGCCAGCGTGGTCAACATCATCACCGCCGACGCGGGCGGCCAGGGCATCGTCCTGAGCGACGGCGCCCAGGCGGTGATCGCCTCGACGTGCGTGTTGGTCCTGATGATGATCAACGTGGTCGGCGTCCGATGGAGCGGCAGGGTCACCAACCTGTTTACCTTCATCAAGGTGGCCGCACTTGGCGGACTCATCCTGCTGGGCCTGTTCATGGCCGAGAAGGGATCGATGGAGCATTTCTCGCCGTTGTTCGGCGGAGGCGTGACGGCCGTGGGCGGATTCGCACTGGGCGCTTTCGGCGCGGCCATGGTGACCGGCCTGTTCTCGTACGAAGGATGGACCTTTTCCAGTTACGTCGCCGGGGAGATGCGCGACCCGCGCCGCAATCTCCCGCTGTCGATCATCGTCGGCATACTCTTCGTGATTGCAATTTACCTGGCGGCGAACTTCGTGTACATGCTGGTCCTGCCCTTCGAGCAGGTCCAGACCTCGCAGTGGATCGCCGCGGACGTGATGAAGGTACTGCTGGGCGACGGGGGCGCTCTCTTCATCTCGATCGGCGTGATGTGTTCCACCTTCGGAGGGGTCAATGTGCACATGCTGGTGGCGCCCCGCCTGTTTTTCGCCCAAAGCAGGGACGGTCTTTTCTTCAAGGGGCTCAGCCGCGCGCACCCGAGGTTCCGCACGCCGGCGGCGTCCATTCTCGCCCAGGGTGTTCTGGCCGCCCTCTTCGCGCTGACGCCGAGATTCGAGGATATCATCTCCTACGGTTCCTTCACTTCATACGCCTTTTCCATCCTCGCCATCGCCGCGGTCATCGTGCTGCGCTACAGCCGGCCCGACGCGCACAGACCGTACAGGACCTGGGGCTATCCGGTTACGCCCCTGCTTTTCCTCGCCGTCATATCCGGTTACCTGGTGTCTCTGCTGACCAACGTGGCGTTCATCTACAATACGCTCATCGGCCTGGCCATCGTCGCCGCCGGCTTTCCCTTCTACTTCTACTGGGAAAAGAAAAACAAAGGAAGCTGA
- a CDS encoding ABC transporter ATP-binding protein: MVSLTLRGVTRKFGDVTAVDDVSVEIAGGELFFLLGPSGCGKTTLLRLIAGFYAPDAGSILFDDHDVTRTPPHRRNTGMVFQNYALWPHMSVWENVAYGLVLRKIPSSEQNDRVSEALKMVRMDPYGERSPNQLSGGQQQRVALARALVIRPDVVLLDEPLSNLDARLRLEMRDEIRRIHDETGTTMIYVTHDQKEALSMADRVAVMDMGAVVQTGEPRSIYDRPANAFVADFIGETNFVAGRLTRSELPLAVETAVGVLHSTVAPVEDLSPGDEVVCSVRPEAIRVSDPDAGGSEDPAGGEDENVMDGVVRQTVYLGDHEQYSVRLADGTPMKLVDHRPGRRLAGPGAPVRLKCDASQVVVLGKPG, translated from the coding sequence ATGGTCAGTCTGACCCTGCGGGGAGTGACCAGGAAATTCGGTGACGTGACGGCGGTCGACGACGTATCGGTGGAGATCGCCGGGGGTGAACTGTTCTTTCTCCTGGGACCTTCCGGCTGCGGAAAGACGACGCTCCTTCGATTGATCGCCGGGTTCTACGCGCCCGACGCGGGTAGCATCCTGTTCGACGATCACGACGTGACGAGGACGCCGCCCCACCGGCGGAACACGGGCATGGTGTTCCAGAACTACGCGCTCTGGCCGCACATGTCCGTGTGGGAGAACGTGGCCTACGGACTCGTCCTGCGCAAGATCCCGTCATCGGAACAGAACGACCGCGTCTCGGAAGCGCTGAAGATGGTGCGGATGGATCCCTACGGGGAGCGATCGCCGAACCAGTTGTCCGGCGGTCAGCAGCAGCGCGTGGCCCTCGCCCGCGCCCTCGTGATCCGGCCCGATGTGGTGCTGCTCGACGAGCCGCTGTCCAACCTGGACGCCCGGCTCCGCCTGGAAATGCGCGATGAGATCCGGCGGATCCACGACGAGACCGGCACGACGATGATCTACGTGACCCACGACCAGAAGGAAGCCCTGTCCATGGCGGACCGCGTGGCCGTGATGGACATGGGAGCCGTGGTCCAGACCGGGGAGCCGCGTTCGATCTACGATCGGCCCGCGAACGCGTTCGTGGCGGATTTCATTGGGGAAACGAATTTCGTGGCCGGCCGGCTGACGCGTTCGGAGCTTCCTCTGGCCGTCGAGACCGCGGTCGGTGTCCTCCATTCGACGGTCGCACCCGTCGAGGACCTGTCGCCGGGTGACGAAGTGGTATGCTCCGTCCGGCCCGAGGCCATCCGCGTTTCGGATCCGGACGCCGGCGGCAGCGAGGACCCCGCCGGCGGCGAGGACGAGAACGTGATGGACGGCGTCGTGCGGCAGACCGTCTACCTCGGCGACCACGAGCAGTATTCGGTCCGGCTGGCCGACGGTACGCCCATGAAGCTGGTGGACCACCGCCCCGGCCGACGTCTCGCGGGGCCCGGCGCCCCGGTCCGGTTGAAGTGCGACGCGTCGCAGGTCGTCGTGCTCGGGAAACCGGGATAG